CTGCCGGTCACCTGCCCCACGTCGAGTGTCCCGACGCGTTCGTCGAGGCGCTGACCGGTGTCGTGCCCGTCTCACGGCCGGCCGCTGACCCCTCCACAGACGGATGAGCCGGCCGCCGACAGCGATCGCCGACAGCGATCCGTCGATGTGGACGGCGGCCCACGGATACGAGACGTTCATGGGGCGCTGGAGTCGCCGGGTCGCCGTCCGCTTCCTCAACGACCTCCACGTGCCCCCTGCACGCCGCTGGTTGGACGTGGGATGCGGCACCGGCGCGCTGACCACGGTCATCGCCGGGCGCTGCGCCCCATCCAGCATCGTCGGCGTCGATCCCAGCCCGTCGTTCCTCGCCCTGGCGCGCGAGCGACTGCGCGACACACCAGAGACCCGCTTCGAGGCAGGCGACGCCGAGAACCTGCTATTCCCGGACGGCGCCTTCGACGCGACCGTGACCGGCTTGACCCTGAACTTCGTCGCGGACGCCCAACGAGCCCTCGCCGAAATGTGCCGGGTGACCCGTCCCGAGGGGATCGTGGCCGGCTACGTGTGGGACTATGACCATCCGGGGTTCTTCCTCACCCGCTTCTGGGACGCGATCGCGCAGGTCCACGGTCACCGGCTACCCGACGACGAGCGAGGACGCTGGGAACTCTGCTCGCTGTCGGGACTGGCGAAGCTCGCCGCAGCGTCCCCTCTGCGCGATCGACGCGTGTGGACGATCGACGTCGAC
Above is a window of Actinomycetota bacterium DNA encoding:
- a CDS encoding methyltransferase domain-containing protein — its product is MSRPPTAIADSDPSMWTAAHGYETFMGRWSRRVAVRFLNDLHVPPARRWLDVGCGTGALTTVIAGRCAPSSIVGVDPSPSFLALARERLRDTPETRFEAGDAENLLFPDGAFDATVTGLTLNFVADAQRALAEMCRVTRPEGIVAGYVWDYDHPGFFLTRFWDAIAQVHGHRLPDDERGRWELCSLSGLAKLAAASPLRDRRVWTIDVDTVFADLDQLWHGFLLGVGPSGSYPLALSADRRDEVRAHLQASLPVAADGRVRLTGRALAVVGTRP